The sequence TCGGCTTCGCCGGTCCGCGTGTTATCGAGCAAACCGTGCGTGAAAAGCTGCCGGAAGGCTTCCAGCGCAGCGAATTCCTGCTGGAACACGGTGCAATCGACATGATCATCCACCGTCAGGAACTGCGCCCGCGTCTGGGTAACCTGCTGGCACAAATGACTGGCAAGCCGACGCCGAAATTCGTCGCCGCGCCAATCGAGCCGATTGTGGTTCCACCGGTACCTGCTGGCCTATGACCGAGCGCACCCTTGGCGAATGGCTCGCCTACCTTGAGCAGTTGCATCCGTCGGCCATCGACATGGGCCTGGAACGTTCGCAACAGGTAGCGTCCCGCATGGGGCTGGGCCAGCCGGCGCCTCGGGTGATCACGGTCACCGGCACCAACGGCAAGGGTTCGACCTGCGCTTTCGTGGCTTCATTGCTGCGGGCGCAGGGCCTGAGCGTTGGTGTCTACAATTCTCCGCACCTGCTGCGTTACAACGAGCGGGTGCAGCTCAATGGCCTCGAAGCCACTGACGCGCAGCTGTGCGAAGCCTTTGCAGCAGTCGAGGCCGGGCGCGGCGACACTTCCCTGACTTACTTCGAAATGGGCACCCTCGCGGCGTTCTGGCTGTTTCAGCAGTCCGGGCTTGATGCGGTGGTGCTGGAAGTCGGTCTGGGTGGGCGTCTGGACACGGTTAACGTGGTCGATGCCGATATTGCGCTGGTCACCAGCATCGGCGTCGATCACGCCGATTATCTGGGCGACACCCGCGAATCCGTGGCTTTCGAGAAAGCCGGAATTTTCCGTCAGGGCAAACCTGCCTTGTGCGGCGATCTGAATCCTCCGCAACCGTTGCTCGACAAGGCGCGTGAACTGGCCTGTCCGTTCTTCCTGCGTGGGCGTGACTTCGATCTCGGCATCACTGATCAGCACTGGCAGTGGCGCGGTACCGATGCGCAAGGGCAGGCTGTCGAATTGCGTGATTTGCCGCTGCTCGATCTGCCGATGGAAAACGCCGCGTTGGCGTTGCAGGCGTACTTGCTGCTCGGTTTGCCGTGGAATGCGCAGCAGATTGTGGCGGCGTTGCAGGCGACTCGTGTGGTCGGTCGACTGGATCGCCGCTCGTTCGAGTGGAACGGCAAGCGTCTGAACCTGTTGCTGGATGTCGGGCATAACCCGCATGCCGCCGAGTATCTGGCCCGTCGTCTGGCCTCGCGCCCACCGGTCGGCAAGCGTCTGGCGGTATTTGGTTTGCTGTCGGACAAGGATCTGGATGGTGTTGTCAGCGAATTGAATGCTAGTGTCCAGCACTGGGCTGTGGCGCCGCTGGATTCACCGCGCGCGCGCCCTGTGGCTGAGTTGCACGCGGCATTGCAGAACCTTGGTGCCGCCGTCACGTCTTACGACAGTGTCGCGGCCGCACTGGAAGGGCAGTGCGCAGTAGCTACCAGCGACGACGAGATTCTGTTGTTCGGATCATTTTATTGTGTCGCCGAGGCCCTCGAATGGCTGTCCCGGCGCTCCACGGAGGAAGCGGCAAATGGCTTTGCTGGATAAAGCGTACAAGCAGCGCATGGTTGGCGCTTTGGTGCTGGTTGCGCTGGCGGTGATTTTCCTGCCGATGCTGTTTTCCCGTCAGGATGAGCAGCGTCAGGTGACGGTCGAGGCGCCTGCCGCTCCGCAAGCGCCTGTCGTGCCGCAAGTGCAAATGGAAACCGTGGCTGTTCCCGAGCCGCAAGCCTTGCCGCAAGAGCCAGTGCCAACGGATGAAGAGGTCGCCGAAGACACGGCGCCTGCTGCGCCCGTCGCACCGGCACCAACGGCTCCCATCATGATCACCAAGCCTGTTGCGCCGCCCGCGGTGGCCAAGCCGATTCCTGCGCCAGCCCAGCCGATTACCTCTGCATCGAGTAAGCCCGACACCACGCAAAGCCGCGTCGATGCCAACGGTCTGTCGGTGAGCTGGTCGGTGCAACTGGCCAGTCTGTCGAGTCGCGCCAGTGCCGAGAGTCTGCAGAAAACCCTGCGCAGCCAAGGCTATAACGCCTATATCCGTTCGGCCGATGGCAAAAATCGGGTGTTTGTCGGTCCGCTGATCGAGCGTGCCGAAGCCGATCGTCTGCGTGATCTGTTGGGTCGTCAGCAGAACCTCAAGGGTTTTGTTGTGCGCTTCCAGCCTGAGCGCGGTTAAAAACTATCGCCTCGATTGAAATGCACTGACAATCGCAGCTTACCGAGAGGCATGCGCTCTGCTAAAATGCGGCGCCTTATCCGTCTGTAGGCTGCACTGTGCCATTTACCTGGGTTGACTGGGCGATCGTTGCAATCATCGCCATCTCCGCTTTGATCAGTTTGAGCCGCGGCTTCGTCAAGGAAGCATTATCGCTGGTGACCTGGATCATCGCAGGAGTCGTCGCCTGGATGTTCGGTGGCTCATTGTCCGAGTACCTCGCCGGATACATCGAAACCCCATCGGCTCGCGTGATCGCGGGCTGTGCCATCATGTTTGTCGCCACACTGATCGTGGGCGCAATGATCAATTATCTTATCGGCGAGTTGGTTCGCGTCACCGGGTTGTCCGGGACCGATCGATTCCTCGGCATGGCCTTCGGCGCAGCGCGTGGCGTGTTGCTGGTGGTCGTGGCGGTCGGGCTGTTGAGCCTGGGGCCGGTACAGCAGGACGGGTGGTGGAAAGAATCACAGCTCGTACCAAAATTTCTATTGGTCGCTGATTGGTCCAAAAACCTGATTCTCGGGTGGAGCAGTCAGTGGCTTGCCAGCGGAATCAGCGTACCCGCTGATATTCCGTTCAAGGAGCAACTCTTGCCGTCGGCGAAAACGCCTCAGTGAGTGTTGTTCAGTTCAGATCCATTAAGTAGGGGTTGCGTCGCATGTGTGGCATCGTCGGTATCGTCGGTAAGTCGAACGTCAATCAGGCGCTGTATGACGCGCTAACCGTGCTCCAGCACCGCGGCCAGGACGCTGCCGGTATCGTGACCAGCCATGATGGCCGGTTGTTCCTGCGCAAGGACAATGGCCTGGTGCGTGACGTGTTTCAACAGCGTCACATGCAGCGTCTGGTCGGCCACATGGGTATCGGCCACGTCCGTTACCCGACCGCGGGCAGCTCGACTTCGGCCGAAGCCCAGCCGTTTTACGTCAACTCGCCTTACGGCATCACCCTGGCGCACAACGGTAACCTGACCAACGTTGAGCAGTTGGCCAAAGAGATCTACGAATCCGACCTGCGTCACGTCAACACCAGTTCCGACTCGGAAGTGCTGCTGAACGTATTCGCTCACGAGCTGGCCCAGCGCGGCAAGCTGCAGCCGACCGAAGAAGACGTGTTTGCCGCCGTGACCGACGTGCACAACCGTTGCGTCGGCGGTTACGCCGTTGTGGCCATGGTCACCGGTTATGGCATCGTCGGCTTCCGTGATCCGCACGGCATCCGTCCGATCGTGTTCGGCCAGCGTCACACCGACGAAGGTGTCGAGTACATGATCGCGTCCGAAAGCGTTTCGCTGGACGTGCTCGGTTTCACCCTGATTCGCGATCTGGCGCCGGGCGAAGCGGTCTACATCACTGAAGACGGCAAGCTGCACACCCGTCAGTGCGCGACCAACCCGTCCCTGACCCCGTGCATCTTCGAACACGTCTACCTGGCGCGTCCGGATTCGATCATCGACGGCGTGTCGGTCTACAAGGCCCGTCTGCGCATGGGTGAGAAGCTCGCCGAGAAGATCCTGCGCGAGCGTCCAGAGCACGACATCGACGTGGTGATCCCGATTCCGGACACCAGCCGTACCGCGGCACTGGAGCTGGCCAACCACCTGGGCGTGAAATTCCGCGAAGGTTTCGTCAAGAACCGTTACATCGGCCGTACGTTCATCATGCCGGGCCAAGCGGCGCGCAAGAAGTCGGTACGCCAGAAGCTCAACGCCATCGAACTGGAATTTCGCGGCAAGAACGTGATGCTGGTCGACGACTCGATCGTGCGTGGCACCACGTGCAAGCAGATCATCCAGATGGCCCGCGAAGCCGGCGCGAAAAACGTCTACTTCTGCTCGGCAGCCCCAGCGGTACGCTTCCCGAACGTGTATGGCATCGACATGCCAAGCGCCCACGAACTGATCGCACACAACCGTTCGACTCAGGACGTGGCGGATCTGATCGGTGCTGACTGGCTGATCTATCAGGACCTGCCTGACTTGATCGAAGCGGTCGGTGGCGGCAAGATCAAGATCGAGAACTTCGATTGCGCGGTGTTCGACGGCAAGTACGTCACTGGCGACGTCGACGAGGCTTACCTGGACAAGATCGAACAGGCGCGTAACGACTCCTCGAAGATCAAGACCCAAGCGGTCAGTGCGATCATCGATCTGTA comes from Pseudomonas sp. RU47 and encodes:
- the folC gene encoding bifunctional tetrahydrofolate synthase/dihydrofolate synthase — translated: MTERTLGEWLAYLEQLHPSAIDMGLERSQQVASRMGLGQPAPRVITVTGTNGKGSTCAFVASLLRAQGLSVGVYNSPHLLRYNERVQLNGLEATDAQLCEAFAAVEAGRGDTSLTYFEMGTLAAFWLFQQSGLDAVVLEVGLGGRLDTVNVVDADIALVTSIGVDHADYLGDTRESVAFEKAGIFRQGKPALCGDLNPPQPLLDKARELACPFFLRGRDFDLGITDQHWQWRGTDAQGQAVELRDLPLLDLPMENAALALQAYLLLGLPWNAQQIVAALQATRVVGRLDRRSFEWNGKRLNLLLDVGHNPHAAEYLARRLASRPPVGKRLAVFGLLSDKDLDGVVSELNASVQHWAVAPLDSPRARPVAELHAALQNLGAAVTSYDSVAAALEGQCAVATSDDEILLFGSFYCVAEALEWLSRRSTEEAANGFAG
- the purF gene encoding amidophosphoribosyltransferase produces the protein MCGIVGIVGKSNVNQALYDALTVLQHRGQDAAGIVTSHDGRLFLRKDNGLVRDVFQQRHMQRLVGHMGIGHVRYPTAGSSTSAEAQPFYVNSPYGITLAHNGNLTNVEQLAKEIYESDLRHVNTSSDSEVLLNVFAHELAQRGKLQPTEEDVFAAVTDVHNRCVGGYAVVAMVTGYGIVGFRDPHGIRPIVFGQRHTDEGVEYMIASESVSLDVLGFTLIRDLAPGEAVYITEDGKLHTRQCATNPSLTPCIFEHVYLARPDSIIDGVSVYKARLRMGEKLAEKILRERPEHDIDVVIPIPDTSRTAALELANHLGVKFREGFVKNRYIGRTFIMPGQAARKKSVRQKLNAIELEFRGKNVMLVDDSIVRGTTCKQIIQMAREAGAKNVYFCSAAPAVRFPNVYGIDMPSAHELIAHNRSTQDVADLIGADWLIYQDLPDLIEAVGGGKIKIENFDCAVFDGKYVTGDVDEAYLDKIEQARNDSSKIKTQAVSAIIDLYNN
- a CDS encoding SPOR domain-containing protein — protein: MALLDKAYKQRMVGALVLVALAVIFLPMLFSRQDEQRQVTVEAPAAPQAPVVPQVQMETVAVPEPQALPQEPVPTDEEVAEDTAPAAPVAPAPTAPIMITKPVAPPAVAKPIPAPAQPITSASSKPDTTQSRVDANGLSVSWSVQLASLSSRASAESLQKTLRSQGYNAYIRSADGKNRVFVGPLIERAEADRLRDLLGRQQNLKGFVVRFQPERG
- a CDS encoding CvpA family protein — protein: MPFTWVDWAIVAIIAISALISLSRGFVKEALSLVTWIIAGVVAWMFGGSLSEYLAGYIETPSARVIAGCAIMFVATLIVGAMINYLIGELVRVTGLSGTDRFLGMAFGAARGVLLVVVAVGLLSLGPVQQDGWWKESQLVPKFLLVADWSKNLILGWSSQWLASGISVPADIPFKEQLLPSAKTPQ